One Tachysurus fulvidraco isolate hzauxx_2018 chromosome 2, HZAU_PFXX_2.0, whole genome shotgun sequence DNA segment encodes these proteins:
- the nrtn gene encoding neurturin, which yields MKLWKCVAIVLMLCGAALSVFLYKILPSSKAHVLPHFEHSASVVSPAAPSASSASSMSSNNSSSGNRATFRRVRSANEDSSVISEFMHIFQSFTEGELKQVIRTLMQRKAQREAKLGKRTKRAKKGTKPCSLRDKEMTVSQLGLGYTSDEVILFRYCSGKCVASRRNYDLALAKLKGRENMDRARHSPCCRPTAYEEITFLDNHSQYHTIQDVSALKCACV from the exons ATGAAGTTATGGAAGTGTGTTGCCATCGTCTTGATGCTCTGTGGTGCTGCACTCTCCGTCTTCCTCTATAAAATCCTGCCTTCCTCCAAAGCACATGTTCTTCCCCACTTTGAGCATTCAGCTTCCGTAGTATCACCAGCAGCACCATCTGCATCATCTGCATCTTCAATGTCTTCAAACAACTCCTCATCTGGGAACAGGGCGACATTTCGGAGGGTCCGGTCAGCAAATGAAGACAGCTCGGTCATCTCTGAAT TCATGCACATATTCCAGAGTTTTACAGAGGGCGAATTGAAGCAGGTCATCCGTACTCTGATGCAGAGAAAAGCTCAAAGGGAAGCTAAATTGGGCAAAAGAACTAAGCGGGCTAAGAAGGGCACCAAGCCATGTTCACTGAGAGACAAGGAGATGACAGTAAGCCAACTCGGCTTGGGCTACACCAGCGACGAAGTCATTCTTTTCCGCTACTGCAGCGGTAAATGTGTGGCCAGTCGGCGTAACTACGACCTGGCGCTAGCAAAGCTGAAGGGTCGAGAGAACATGGACAGAGCTCGGCACAGCCCATGCTGCCGGCCCACAGCATACGAAGAGATCACCTTTCTGGACAACCACAGCCAGTACCACACCATCCAAGACGTTTCTGCGCTGAAGTGTGCTTGTGTATGA